Proteins from a genomic interval of Crassostrea angulata isolate pt1a10 chromosome 7, ASM2561291v2, whole genome shotgun sequence:
- the LOC128157443 gene encoding G-protein coupled receptor dmsr-1-like, whose product MDNSSFSGQILPAPVQGYRLIHGYVSGTICFVGIILNILNGFVWSRKNMRTSTNVLLTVLAFTDAMSLFLYLVYVTYFFTATGPSELLYHSKGWMYIVVICFHEFIAFHTVSNWLTISLAIFRYLKVCHPNVAKRYCNLARAKLTIGIVFVVTTLATVPFYLYYEVYDSSEDNSNLTGYWIRKTQFAKTHVDYQVTLLWLYGVIFKVVPSTAMIVLSALLIRKLRHAMKRKDHLKASPSKHHANITTGYGRTSIMLVVIVLIYILMELPVGIMAFLSGIEGGESHFFYFLLYSYVGDIIDMTVLLNATLNFFVYFCISKQYRAVLKALIRNKFSKIYEISVSHGEHTGSHENTDNMELSTSAAENTHRKLRIWNSIKQSFRR is encoded by the coding sequence ATGGATAACAGCTCTTTCTCCGGACAAATCCTGCCGGCCCCCGTCCAGGGGTACCGCTTAATCCACGGGTACGTTAGTGGAACCATCTGCTTTGTTGGGATTATTCTGAACATCCTGAACGGCTTCGTCTGGTCGAGGAAAAACATGAGGACATCTACCAACGTACTGCTGACTGTTCTCGCCTTTACAGATGCAATGTCGCTTTTTCTTTACCTTGTGTACGTGACTTATTTCTTCACGGCAACCGGGCCGAGTGAACTGTTATACCATTCTAAAGGATGGATGTATATTGTTGTAATATGTTTTCATGAGTTTATAGCGTTTCACACTGTTTCGAACTGGCTTACCATATCTTTGGCCATATTCCGGTATCTGAAGGTCTGTCATCCAAACGTTGCGAAGAGATATTGCAACCTTGCTAGAGCCAAACTGACTATCGGCATCGTCTTCGTAGTAACAACACTAGCCACCGTGCCCTTTTATCTGTACTATGAAGTTTACGATTCCTCGGAGGACAATTCTAACTTAACCGGTTACTGGATTCGAAAAACACAATTTGCCAAAACACATGTGGACTATCAGGTGACACTCCTGTGGTTGTACGGGGTGATTTTTAAAGTCGTTCCGAGTACGGCCATGATCGTACTGAGTGCCCTCCTTATTAGAAAGCTCCGACACGCAATGAAACGGAAAGACCATCTCAAAGCCAGTCCGAGCAAACATCACGCCAACATCACCACCGGATATGGCCGGACAAGCATCATGCTTGTCGTCatcgttttgatttatattttgatgGAGTTACCAGTGGGCATAATGGCCTTTTTGTCCGGAATTGAGGGAGGGGAGAGTCACTTCTTCTACTTCCTGTTATACTCTTACGTCGGAGACATTATTGACATGACTGTCCTCCTTAACGCTACCCTAAATTTCTTCGTTTATTTCTGTATCAGTAAACAGTACCGCGCCGTGCTGAAGGCTCTCATTCGGAACAAGTTCTCCAAAATATACGAGATCAGCGTCAGTCACGGTGAGCACACGGGATCTCACGAGAACACGGACAATATGGAACTCTCCACTTCCGCTGCAGAGAATACTCATAGAAAACTTCGAATCTGGAATTCCATCAAGCAAAGCTTTAGGAGATGA
- the LOC128157445 gene encoding RING finger protein 121-like isoform X1 yields the protein MGVSRRFPFYPREHYQIVYLQSDEELAKLPEKERWRIEHQRLHEKHRGHEAMHMEMVLILIATLVVAQIVLVQWKQRHFKSYQRATLLGMWLIPVGFCLKFGWHRFIYVWSIFSIITAFITFKASRKPISGTTPRLVYKWFLVMYKISYFLGIVGYLSVMFTLLGLNLILLIKPQVSMDFGLLLLFYGLYFGVVARDFAEVCSDTMATQIGYYTPTGLPGKRLNPNVCGICGNQILVENNEDAIIENTCKLGCDHIFHEFCIRGWCIVGKKQTCPYCKEKVDLKRMFPSPWDRPDILYGNLLDWIRYLVAWQPIIIILVQGINWSLGLE from the exons ATGGGTGTATCAAGGAGATTTCCCTTCTACCCAAGGGAACATTATCAGATTGTCTATTTACAG TCAGATGAAGAACTTGCCAAATTACCAGAAAAAGAAAGATGGCG GATTGAGCATCAGAGGCTCCATGAGAAACACCGGGGTCATGAGGCGATGCACATGGAGATGGTGCTGATCCTGATAGCCACCCTGGTGGTGGCACAGATTGTCCTGGTCCAGTGGAAGCAGAGACACTTCAAATCTTACCAA AGAGCTACATTGCTGGGGATGTGGTTGATTCCTGTTGGCTTCTGTCTCAAGTTTGGGTGGCATCGTTTTATTTATGTGTGGAGTATATTTTCCATCATCACTGCATTCATCACTTTTAAAGCATCAAGAAAACCTATCTCAGGCACTACACCAAG GTTGGTGTACAAATGGTTTCTGGTGATGTACAAAATTAGCTATTTCCTAGGAATTGTGGGATATTTGTCTGTGATGTTTACTTTATTAGGACTTAATcttattttattaatcaaaCCTCAAGTCTCGATGGACTTTGGacttttgcttttattttatgGACTCTACTTTGGAGTGGTGGCCAGAGATTTTGCTGAAGTGTGTTCAGATACCATGGCAACACAAATTGgg tattaCACACCAACAGGGCTGCCTGGCAAAAGATTAAACCCCAATGTGTGTGGGATTTGTGGAAACCAAATTTTAGTAGAAAACAATGAAGATGCAATCATTGAGAATACCTGTAAATTAGGCTGTGATCATAT ATTCCACGAGTTCTGTATACGAGGCTGGTGCATTGTGGGTAAGAAGCAGACCTGTCCCTACTGCAAAGAGAAGGTGGACCTCAAGAGGATGTTTCCTAGTCC CTGGGACAGACCGGACATTTTATATGGGAACCTGCTGGACTGGATCCGATACCTTGTAGCCTGGCAGCCAATCATTATAATACTTGTACAGGGTATCAACTGGTCACTGGGCCTGGAGTAG
- the LOC128157445 gene encoding RING finger protein 121-like isoform X2 has translation MAHHHHAGHGHEPLNLNISDEELAKLPEKERWRIEHQRLHEKHRGHEAMHMEMVLILIATLVVAQIVLVQWKQRHFKSYQRATLLGMWLIPVGFCLKFGWHRFIYVWSIFSIITAFITFKASRKPISGTTPRLVYKWFLVMYKISYFLGIVGYLSVMFTLLGLNLILLIKPQVSMDFGLLLLFYGLYFGVVARDFAEVCSDTMATQIGYYTPTGLPGKRLNPNVCGICGNQILVENNEDAIIENTCKLGCDHIFHEFCIRGWCIVGKKQTCPYCKEKVDLKRMFPSPWDRPDILYGNLLDWIRYLVAWQPIIIILVQGINWSLGLE, from the exons ATGGCGCACCACCATCACGCCGGACACGGGCACGAACCTTTAAACCTTAATATC TCAGATGAAGAACTTGCCAAATTACCAGAAAAAGAAAGATGGCG GATTGAGCATCAGAGGCTCCATGAGAAACACCGGGGTCATGAGGCGATGCACATGGAGATGGTGCTGATCCTGATAGCCACCCTGGTGGTGGCACAGATTGTCCTGGTCCAGTGGAAGCAGAGACACTTCAAATCTTACCAA AGAGCTACATTGCTGGGGATGTGGTTGATTCCTGTTGGCTTCTGTCTCAAGTTTGGGTGGCATCGTTTTATTTATGTGTGGAGTATATTTTCCATCATCACTGCATTCATCACTTTTAAAGCATCAAGAAAACCTATCTCAGGCACTACACCAAG GTTGGTGTACAAATGGTTTCTGGTGATGTACAAAATTAGCTATTTCCTAGGAATTGTGGGATATTTGTCTGTGATGTTTACTTTATTAGGACTTAATcttattttattaatcaaaCCTCAAGTCTCGATGGACTTTGGacttttgcttttattttatgGACTCTACTTTGGAGTGGTGGCCAGAGATTTTGCTGAAGTGTGTTCAGATACCATGGCAACACAAATTGgg tattaCACACCAACAGGGCTGCCTGGCAAAAGATTAAACCCCAATGTGTGTGGGATTTGTGGAAACCAAATTTTAGTAGAAAACAATGAAGATGCAATCATTGAGAATACCTGTAAATTAGGCTGTGATCATAT ATTCCACGAGTTCTGTATACGAGGCTGGTGCATTGTGGGTAAGAAGCAGACCTGTCCCTACTGCAAAGAGAAGGTGGACCTCAAGAGGATGTTTCCTAGTCC CTGGGACAGACCGGACATTTTATATGGGAACCTGCTGGACTGGATCCGATACCTTGTAGCCTGGCAGCCAATCATTATAATACTTGTACAGGGTATCAACTGGTCACTGGGCCTGGAGTAG